The sequence GTAACATCATCCTGGTAAGCGCCAATATCATTCCAGAATGCTACAATGCAATTGCTCAGATCGTTTACGTTGCGGGCAAATATGCCGTTATCGCTCCCCTGGTTAAAGTGGGTGTCCCAGCCGCCCGATTCGGTAAAGGCAACTTCCAGGCCCACATCCATTTTTATCAGCTGGGCTATTTGCTTCAGCGCGGTACCTAATGCTGTATTTGGATAAACAGCGCCATTAGCCGGCTGATAGTTACGTACATCGGTTTTTTGCAGCATCTTCACCGCGTCGAAGCTTTCCTTACCGGTTTCCTTTAACAGGCCGGTAGCGGTTTGCGAGTACAGATCTTCAAAACTTTTAGCAGCCATATTTGCCCCCACCGGGTTACCACGCATCTGGATGGCAAAATCCTGCAGGCTGCTGATGGCTACCGATGGATTATCACCATAAAACGAACGTGGCAGCGATGAGGTTAAACTAACCGCTTGAAATGGCGTAGCCGCATCATGGCCTAACAGGCCCACTGCTCTGTTGAGCCAGCCGCTGCTGGTGCCTTTATTAAATGGTGTGCCGGCTTCCATATAATCCTGCGCGTCGAAATGCGAGCGGGTGTTATTTGGCGAACCGATGCCATGTACAATTGCCAGTCTTTTATCCTTGAACAAAGGCTCAAACGCGCTCATCGATGGGTGCAGCCCAAACCGGCCATCCAGGTCGATCAATGGCTTGGTATTGCCACCCTTTGCTGCCGATAAGAACAATGTTGGCCTTGCAGCCTTCAGGTTCTCGTCGGTAAATGGTGTTACGGCCATCAGGCCATCCATTGCCCCACGCTGGAAGATGCATACCATGATCTTCTTCTTTTTGTAAGGGCGAAATATCTTGTCGCTCGCTGCCGCTTCGGCTAAGAAGGCGGGTATGCCGCCCATAAGGCCAACCCCTAACAGGGCCAGGCCGCCTGATCTTAAAAATCCTCTTCTTGATACCATGATCTTGTTATTTTAATGGGGTAACTATCTTCTTTGAAACTCGGGCGAACCAACTATAATACCAACCACCTGCGATAGCATGGAGTTATTGCCCTGCGCCGTCATCTGCGCCTGGTAGCCGTTCTTTTTGCCAAAATTCTTTTTGCCGCCTTTGCCCTGCGGGTCGCCGGCATTGGCCATCATCATATCCTGCATATTGCCGCCGCTGCTCATATCGGGTTGTTTCGGCGCGGCCTTGTCGGCAGCATCGCTTACCTTTTGTACCAGGTTAGGGTCGCTTAGCATTGGGGTAAGCTGCTTGATGGTCGCGTCGATATTGCGTTCGGGCATTACCAGTTTGCTATAGATGCGCAGGGCAGCTTCGGGGCTTTCCGGTTCGTGATGGTTATTCAGCGCGGCAAGATCTATCCGAACACCCGGGATACGGCCTGATGCCAAAGCCAAACCGAAATTCATACGGTTAAGCAAAGCGCCGGTATTGATCCAGTATTGGCCCCTGTCGGGGAAACCGGTCGGCGCCTGGTAGGCATACATCTTCTGCCCCATTTTATTAGCCCAGCTATATAGTTGAAATGGCTGATAGATCTTCGCATCTAAACTGCGTACCGAACTCACCACCAGTTCGAAAGGTGATTTTGTTTTTTCGCGCACAGCCGATGGGTTCCAAAATTCGGGCGCGGTGGCCATGGTGATCATCACCTCGCGGATATCGCCGTCCTTATCTTTAAAGGTTTTGGCCATCTTATCCAGCAAAGTTTGCGGCGGAGTATCGTTTACAAAGCGTACCGCTATTTTTTTGGTAATGAATTTCGAGGTTGAATTATGATGTGCCAGCATATCCAGCAGATCGACACCCTCCTGGTAACCCTCGTTACCAAATTTACGACCTAACACAGTTTTGCTGCCGGTATCGTGGCGGTTTGGTGTAAACAGGAAGTCGCCATCGTGTATAAAGCCACGTTCTTTCATGCGCTCTTCGCCACCCATTTTTACCAGTTGCTGCATCATGCCACCGCCGGCGCCACCGCCCATGTACTGGCCCATTGGGTATACTGTCCAGCCGGTCAGTACTTTCGCGGCCTGGGTAACATCCTGTTGGGTGTAGCCACCATCAACACCAAGTGTGTGCAACTCCATCACCTCGCGGGCATAGTTCTCGTTCAGTCCCTGGTTTTTACGGCCTTTTTGCAGCTTTTCAACAGCGGCAGCCATTTGCGGGTTATCGGCCATTTGCTTTTGCATCATTTCTAACCGGCGCTGAAACTGCGGGTTCCTGTCCTGGTTGGCGTTAGTGCCCGAACTGCTGAAGTTATCCAGGTAGTAAAGCATAGCCGGCGATTTAGCAGTGGCCAGCAACAAGTCGCCAAATTTACCGGTTACGTTCGGACGGATCACATCGCGCTCGTAATCGGGGATAAATTCGGCACAATCGTTTTTGGTGGTTGATACGTTAAAATGGTTGAACCAGAAATCGGTCAGCACTTCGCGCAACTGGTTGTTACTGTAAGCTGCACGTAAGATCTTTTGGTTATAAAACTGGCGGAATAATTCCTGTGCAGGCTTAAGGCCCTTCTTTTGCATGTAGGCTGCAAGGGCATCGCGGTATTCCTTTCGGTCGGCCTTTGCCGAATCCTTATCTATCACCCCATCCCTGATGGCCATACGCAAAGCAGCGCCGCCACGCGGATAGATATCGGCAATCTGCGCGTTGGTTAGTTTCAGATCAGGATATTGGTCTAATAAAGTATTTAATGAATCATCGGGCATATTGCCGTCCAACTGCTGTTGGAACCAGTTTTCGAGGCCCATTTTTACTACCGCGTCAATTTCGCCGGGAGTAGGCCCGTAAGTAAAACGACTGAGCAAATGCGCGGCGGCTTGTCGCTCGGTCAGGCCATATTGCTTATAGGGAAAGGTAAATTTTGTTTTGTTGACGGCGGCGCTGCGCACAGCCAAAAATGATGACAGCACGGCAACGCCGCACAGCATCAGCACCAACATGGACAGATATTTTAAGGGGCTTTTCATAATAAGTTCCAGTTAAATAGCAGGGTGTATATATTGGGTAAGACGCAACTCCCGCCTTTTGGTTTAATTGTTTATGAATAAAATTATGTTTTTTTCATGACAATTTCATTTGGGGTGGTTTTGCATGATATTTCCTGTAACTATTTAGTAACAGGGGTATCTAAACTTTCGTAAACAAGTACTTTATGTTGCGCGTGCTAATTGGTGATTTAACCACAAAGGGCACAAAGATCTTTCACAAAGTACACAGAGATTTGCTTAACTATTTTAAGGTTCCACGGCGACAAAGGCCACTAAGTTGATGTTTTAATAAAAACGTCTTTGTAAACTACTTCTACTATGTAAAAGACTGAACACCCGGATTACGGGCCTTAGCGTGCCCTTTGTGCAAAATCTTTGTGCCCTTTATAGTTAAATTGCCCGCAACCAATCTTAATTAACTATCTTGAACAACAAAATACCGACCCCATATTTATGAATGACCAACCATTGATCCAGATCAGGAACCTGTCTAAATCGTACGGTTCTAAACTGGTACTAAAAAATTTAACATTAGATATTTTCCCCGGCCAGGTAATTGGCTATATCGGCCCGAATGGCGCCGGTAAATCAACCACGGTAAAGATCCTCACCGGGCTTATCCCCGATTTTAACGGTGAGGTAATTGTAGATGGCATCAACATGAGCCAGGATCCGCTGGAGATAAAAAAACTGATCGGCTACGTACCCGAGAATGCCGAGATATACGATGTATTGACGCCCATGGAATACCTTGACTTTATCGGCAAGTTGTATAACATGGAAGAGGCGGTATTACACGATCGGGCTAAAAAACTGCTGACGGCTTTTGGTCTTGGCGATAATATCGACTCGCGCATGGATACTTTCAGTAAAGGTATGAAGCAAAAGGTGCTGCTGATATCGGGCATTATCCATAACCCTAAAATTATTGTACTGGATGAACCACTATCGGGTTTGGATGCCAACGCGGTGATCATGATCAAGGAACTGATCGTTAAACTGAAGCAGGAGGGCAAAACCATCTTCTATTGCAGCCATGTGATGGATGTGGTGGAAAAGGTATCCGACAGGATCTTGCTCATTAACAAAGGCGAGATCATTGCCGATGGCAGCTTCGAATCGTTGAAGCAGGATCATGCCGATACGCTGGAACAGATATTTGCCAAACTGACCGGCCGCGAAATAACAGGCACCGAAGCTGACGCCATCATTAACTCATTTGACTAAAAAATGGATAAGCTATTTCTCCGTTTACTGCGGTCATTTGACCCTGTGCTGAGCAAGGCGGGTGTAGACACCGGCCAACTGCACGAAATTTTGCGCGTTAAGCTAATGATGGATAACCGCCGTCCGCGTACCCTGTTTGCCAAAAGGCGTGCAAGCAGCGGCAATGTGGGCAACCCCTGGATGCTGATGTTCATTACCATGCTAATGGGTTTTTTCATCGGTCTGCTTTTGTTTTTCACCAACATGCCATTGGCGGGGCACACGTTTTACTTCACCATATTTATGGTGCTGATGTGCTTTACACTGGTAACCGATTTCACCACGGTGCTGATAGATACCCGCGATCAGTACATCTTGCTCCCCCGCCCGGTTAACGACCGTACCATCGCCGTATCGCGCATCCTGCATATTACCATATATGTATTGCGCCTGGCACTGGTGCAGGGCTTACCCGGTATTATTATGGCTGGGATTGCCGATAAAAACGTATTCTCGTCGCTGCTGATGCTGATAGAGATATTGGAAGCCACCTTCCTGAGCATCCTTATTGTTAACCTGATTTATTTAGCCATGATGCGCAGCGTTAACCCACAGCGCTTTAAGGATATCATCAGCTATTTCCAGATCGCTTTTTCTACACTCATTTTCGCGGTTTACTATCTGCTACCAAAGCTGATAGATTTTAAGGTACTGCGCGGTATGGATCTGCTGAGCCATTGGTGGGCCTATATTTTGCCACCGGTTTGGATAGCGGCCTTAAACGGTGCGGTAATACACGCATCGCAAATAACCGTAGTTATAGCGGCTTTGGCGGTGCTGGGACTGGTTACACCTATCATTGGCTTGTGGTTTGTAGTAAAAGTGCTGGCCCCGGGCTTTAACCGTAAACTTGCGGCGTTGTCTACGTCCGAAAGTGTGGAAACTGCTGTGAAAGTTAAAAAGGAATACAAAGAAGATTTTCGCGATAAGATAGCCAACATTGTAGCCCCCGACCCGGTGGAAAATGCCGGCTTCCGCATCAGCTGGAAACTGGCTGCCCGTACACGGGAGTTTAAAATGAAAGCCTATCCATCATTCGGTTTTGTACCGATCATGTTCCTGTATTTTACGCTAAGCACCGGCAAGGGCATGACCATGGGGCAAAAGATGGCCAAAGTGCAGGGTGGCGCCAGTTATGTTTTTTTGGTTTACCTAAGCACTATTGTACTTTCAACCATATTAACGTATATCACCCAATCAGAGAAGTATAAATCGGCCTGGGTGTATTACGCTTTACCTATCGGGCAGCCGGGTAAGATCCTCTCGGGTATGTATAAGGCGGTGGTTACGCTCTACTTTTTGCCTTTTGTTATCATTTTAGGCATAGGCATGTCCATCGTGTGGGGGCCGCAGGTTATTAACGATATCATTCTCTCGTTTTTTATCTGTGTGATATATGGCATACTGATGGCCTTGTTTGCTGTAAAGGGCCTGCCATTCTCCAAACCGGTGATGAACAAACAAGGCGGCGGCAGGGCCATATCCAGTTTGGTAACGCTGGGATTAGTTGGTATCTTAGGCTTCGGGCATTTTTTTATTGTGAAGTGGGAAACAGCGGTTTGGCTAAGTATTATACCAGTTGCCGCCATTGCGTGGACAATGCTGCATTATTACGGAAAAACCACCTGGGACGACCTGGAATCGTACGAGGAATATGAAGTAGAAAAACCCAAAACCATCAAAAAACCAATTTACAAAACCAAATGAAGAGACCTTTACTTTCTCTGCTGCTGTTTTTAGGCACAGCCGGGGCTTACGCGCAGGATGCCGTTAGCTACCAAATGCCGCCAAAGGCCATGGCCGATCTGCTACTGGCCAAACCAACGCCATCGGTAAGTATCGATTCTAAAGCCGAATGGATGTTACTGAGCGAGCGTAACACTTACCCATCGGTTGAAGAACTGGCGCGGCCTGAACTACGCATTGCCGGTATGCGTATCAACCCGGCCAATTTCTCGTTAAGCAGGCAGAGCTTTGTGAACAACTTCACCCTGCAGAATATCAAGACCGGCAAAACCTTCCCGATCACCGGCTTGCCGTCGCCATTATTAGCGGGTACCTTCAGCCGCAGTCCGGATGAGCATAAAATTGCCTTTACACAGGTAAATGCTAAGACTGTCGATCTGTATGTGATCGATATCGCTACCAAAAAAGCCATGAAGGTGAACAAGCATCCGCTTAACGTGGTGCTGAACAGCGGCATTGTTTGGGCAGATAACAACACACTGCTTTACCGCGTCATTAGCAAACCGGCAAGTATGGCACCGCAGGCACCCGCCGCGCCAAAAGGGCCAACCGTACAGCAAAGCTTAGGCAAAGCATCGCCAAGCGCCACTTACGAAGATCTGATCAAAAACCCTTACGATGAGCAGCTATTCGCCTTTTACGGCACATCGCAACTGGTAAAAAACAAAGGTGGTGTAGAAACACCAATAGGTAAGCCAGCCATTTACAGTAGCGTACAGCTATCGCCCGATAAGCAGTTTATGCTGGTGCGGACGATCAATAAGCCGTTCTCGTACCTGGTGACCGCGGGCGGCTTCCCTTCTACCGTTTACATTACCGATATGACGGGTAAGGTTTATAAGCAACTGGCCCAGCTGCCATCAAGCGAGGCTACGCCATCGGGCTATGATAATACGCAGAATATCCCCCGCTCTTTCGACTGGCGCGACGATGAACCTGCAACTATCACCTGGGCACATCCGTTGGACAGCGGCCTGATCAAAAAGAAGGTGGATTATCATGATGTGGTGTACGAACTGAACTCCCCTTTTAAAGGTGAGCCAAAGGAGTTGTTTAAAACCGAATACCGCTTCCGCGGGATCACCTGGGGTAATGATAAACTGGCTTTGGTTAACCAGGGCATGCGTTCGAAGCAGATCAACCGCGTATCAACCTTTAATACATCGACAGGTAAGCTGGAAACACTGTATGAACGCAGCCAAACCGATGCCTACAACAATCCCGGAACCCCGGTAATGTCGCGCAATAAATATGGCCGCGATGTGATACAAACCACCGATAACGGCACCAAAATACTGATGAACAACCCAACCGGTGCATCTAAAAATGGCGACCTGCCCTTCCTGGCCAAGTTTGACCTGAACAGCAAGAAGAACGAGATCATCTGGCGTTGCGAACCGGGGCATTATGAATCGGTAGTAGATGTGATAGATGCGGATAAGCTGGTGTTGCTGACCCGTCGCGAATCGCAAACGGAAGTGCCTAACTACTATATCAAAAATTTAGTATTGCGCATGGCCGATGTGCCGGTTACGCATTTCACCAATCCATACCCGCAACTGGAAGGCGTTAGCAAGGAGAAGATCCATTACAAACGCGCCGATGGCGTTGACCTGACCGGCGACCTGTACCTGCCGAAAGGCTATAGCAAAGAAAAGGACGGTCCATTGCCGGTGCTGATCTGGGCCTATCCTGCCGAATACAACTCGGCTGATGACGCGGCGCAGGTGCGTGGTTCTAAAGACCGTTTTACGCTGATTGGCGGCGGCAGCCCGATATTTTTTGTAACGCAAGGCTATGCCATTTTAAACAATGCCGAAATGCCCATCGTTGCCAAAGAAGGTAAAAAACCTAACGATAACTTTGTTGAGCAATTACAACTGAACGCAGAAGCCGCCATTAACAAACTGGCCGACATGGGCGTAGGCGACCGTAACCGCATTGCCGTTGGCGGCCACAGCTACGGCGCGTTTATGACGGCCAACCTTTTGGCGCATACCAACCTGTTTAAAGCCGGTTTAGCCGAAAGCGGTGCCTATAATCGTACCCTTACCCCCTTCGGCTTCCAGAATGAGGAGCGCACCTATTGGCAGGACCCTAAGTTATATTACGATATGAGCCCGTTCAGCTTCGCGGATAAGATCAAAACCCCTATCCTGCTGATCCACGGTGAGGCCGATGATAATCCCGGTACCTTCCCAATCAACAGCGAGCGCTTATTTGCGGCAATTAAAGGCTTGGGCGGTACGGTAAGGTTTGTTTATCTACCTTACGAGGCCCACGGTTACCGCGGCAAGGAAAACCTGCTGCATAAGCTATGGGAGCAGTACACCTGGATGGAGAAGTATGTGAAGAATGCAAAATAGTCCGAAAGTCCGAAAGACGGAAAAGTCCGAAAGATAAAAAGGGATGGCTTAACGCCATCCCTTTTTATTTCGACGTGGCGAGTGGGAACGTACTGACAATAAACATAATAAGTGGTGGCGGAAGTTTGTCAGTACCCATAAAAACCACAGCCGAGGAGAAAAATTGAAATTTTGAACAAATGCATATACTTAACTAAAAATCAATGTGTTGCGTGTTCAATTTTTGTTCAAAAAACGCGGTTTTTTGTTCATTTTTTTTCTAACATCCGTTCAAGCGTGAACGTTTGACTTGCAATATAACTTCTCTGTCCCTCCCCCGAAGAAGAGGTTAGAAGGGGTGTATTACTCCACCCCTTTCACATTCATCCTTAAAGTATAAATAGCCGTCGACGCCGTGATAAACAGCAATTTCCTATCCTTACCGCCGAAGCAAATATTGGCCGTCCATGGTTCGGGGATATCGATATGGGCCAGCTTCCTGCCGGTAGGGTCGTAAATGGTAACTCCCCGGCCGCACAGGTACAGGTTACCCTGTTCATCCAGCGTCATCCCGTCCGATCCCTGGTTGATGAGAACTTGTTTATCCTTCAGGCTACCATCATCGGCAATACTGTATTTGTAGATCTTGTTGGCCTGTATATCGGCTACGTAGAGCGTTTTACCATCGGGTGTGCCCACTATTCCGTTGGGTTTCTTCAGCTGATCTTCAACTGCTATTGGCGCGCCATCTTTGGGCAGATAATAAACCTTCTGGCCGTCCAGGTCGCTTTTTTTGCGTGTCCAGTAATCGCGCTGGTAATAGGGATCGGTGAAGTACATGCCCCCGGTTTTGTTGTTCACCCAAACATCGTTAGGGCCGTTAAGGAGGTGCCCGCCCAGGTCTTTTACCAATACCGTAACCTTGGCATCCTTATCAATCAACCATAGCTGATCCTCTTCATCGGCGCAACTGATCAGGTTACCCTTTTTATCAAAATACATCCCGTTACTGCGACCGGCCTTCTCCATAAATATGGATAGTTTGCCATCGGTATCGTACTTCCAGATCTTGTTATTAGGCTGATCGGTAAAAAAGATATTCCCCTTTTTGTCCGGCGCGGGCCCTTCGGTAAAGCTGAACTGTTTAGAGATCAGCTGCGGCTTTTGCAAGGTGTCGTACAAAGGTTTGTTCTGTGCAAATGCGCCGATGCTTATTATGCCGGGCAATACACAGGTTAAGGTTTTAATCCGTATCATTAATCTTCCATTTTAACCGGCGGTGGAAACCTTAGTTCATTATACAAGCCAAAATCGCTCAGGGCTACGCAGGCGGCAGCGTTGGTTACACGCAATCTTATCTTACGTGCTTTAACAGGTTTATCCAGCCGTATCAGTTTGTTTGCGCCAATACTGGTGGCCGTGGCTATTTCCTGCCATTCTTTACCTACCATTATATCAATGGCAACACCATCAATCCGCTGACCTAATTTGATATTCTCGCGCAATTGTATCACGTCAAATGTTTTAGCTTGATGCAGGTCGATGATCAATTCGGGTGTCAGTACGCCATCATCGGTAGCCCAATAGCTGTAACGGTCGTTATCCGTTAAATGTGCGGGGCCAAATTTAAGCCTGTTACCGCCGCGCACATTGCTGGCCGAAAACGTAGCCCCTTTTGCAAGGTTAGTTTTAAAGGTCATCCGCAGGTTGGCGCCTAAACCCATCAGCGCGTTTTCATCTTCGGTAGTGATCAGGCCACGCTTATCAGGTGCTAAACCCAGGTCAAGACAGGCGCCCCTGCCCACGCTTTTATAATACAGGTCCATCAACTGGTCGGGCGTTTTTGTCTTGCCATCTTCCTTTTGATGATAGAACCATCCCGGACGCAACGGCACGTCGCATTCGGCAGGCATCCAGTATTTACCATCGCGATGACCTTCTATACCCTCCTTATCCAGCACAAAACCATTGCCGGGGGCTTTGCCGGCTTCGGGAGCGTGCGGCGTATAAGTTGCCCAATAGGTTTGGCCAGCATATCCGCTTTCGTTACCCACCCAGCGCACATCAGGGCCAACATCGCCAAAAATTACCGCGCCGGGTTGTAGCTTGCGGGCAATGCCCCAGGTATCATCCCAACCGTAATAAGTAGAGCGGTCTATTTTACGCACTTCCTTAGCGCCGCCGTAATAGCCATCGCCACCGTTGGCGCCATCGTGCCATACAATAAACAGCGGGCCATAATTGGTATACAATTCCCGCAATTGCTTGCGGTAAACATCGGTTACGTATTCGGGTTTGCCGTATAGGGCACTGTTCCTGTCCCAAGGCGAGCAGTATACGCCCATCTTCATGCCCAGCTTATCGCAGGCCTGGCGGTATTCGCGCAGGATATCACCTTTGCCATTTTTATACGGGCTTTTGCTGATGTTGTGTTCGGTGGTTTTGGTTGGCCACAGGCAAAAGCCATCGTGGTGCTTTGCTACAACAATGATCCCCTTAAAGCCTCCCTTTTTTGCGGCGCCTACAATTTGCATAGCGTTAAACTGCGTTGGGTTAAATATGGCCGGGTCTTCATCTCCATAACCCCACTCCTTATCAGTAAAAGTATCGGGGCCGAAGTGAATGAGGCAATACATACCGGTTTCCTGCCAGTTTAACTGGCGCTGGCTTGGTAAGGGACCATAAGGCTTGGGCGGGGCCTGGCAAAAAGCGCTGGTGTACAGGGCAAGAACTAAAATAAACGATAAGTGTTTTTTCATTAATATCAGGTTTGGTGAAACTTACGCAGTTTTGGAAACTTCCTAAGTCTGAATGTTAGGGCTAATTTAGTTGTTAATATTTATTATTGCACATGTTTTCAAAAGCGGAAGCTTCACAAATACGACAAGAGTTCTGGACTACCTTCGGGCAATACCTCCGGCCCATCCTATCGGCCGATGGCGAAAAGGTGAATTGGATAAACTATAAAACGGGTATTAAATACGTGTACTTCCGTATGGAAGCCGAGAACCGGCTGGCCCGCATCGGCATTGAGATAACCCACTATGATACCGGTATACAGGAGTTGTTTTACGAGCAGTTTGCCGAACTGAAAACCATGCTGCACAGCTATCTTAACGAAGAATGGCAATGGCAACTGCACCATACCGATATGGAGGGCAAAACCATCAGCCGCATTTATAGCGAACTACCCAACGCCAGCATTTTTAACCGGGAGGACTGGCCCCGGCTCATCAGCTTTTTTAAACCCCGTATTATCGCCCTCGATGAATTTTGGAGCACAGCTAAATATAGCTTCGACGCTTTAAAGTAAACAGGCCGCTCACTACTACAATACCGGCCCGGTGAAATAATCATTGGCCGGCGTAATTGTTATTGACTATTTTTTTACATCTTAGTCATGATTTAACCTTATAACAGTATATGGGCCTTTTTGATAGTTTACGCAACGAGTTATTAGATATAATTGAGTGGGTTGATAATACCCAAAATACATTGGTGTGGAAATTTCCGCGCCAGGATAATGCCATTAAAATGGGCGCCAAACTGATCGTCCGCGAATCGCAGGCGGCTGTTTTTATGAACCAGGGACAAATTGCCGACATTTTTATGCCCGGCACCCATGAACTGCGCACCGAAAACATGCCCATCCTAACCACCCTGATGAGTTGGAAGTATGGCTTCAACAGCCCCTTTAAAACGGATGTTTACTTTGTAAGTACCCGCCAGTTCACCAATCAGAAATGGGGCACCAAAAACCCGGTAATGATAAGGGATGCCGAGTTTGGCCCGGTGAGGCTGCGCGCGTTCGGATCGTTTAACTTTAAGGTACAGGATCCCAAAGTGTTTGTTACACAAGTATCGGCCACCAACCCCGATTTTATAGTTGAGGATATTAACGAGCAGTTGCGCAACACGGTAATATCCCGGGGGATGGACGCCATGGCGCAATCGAAGATCGGTATATTAGACCTGGCTGCCAATTATAACGAGGTAGGCAGCATGATCACCGAAACCGTAAAGCCTGATTTTGCCGAACTGGGCCTTGATCTTACCAAATTACTGGTAGAAAACATCTCGCTGCCACCCGAAGTTGAGCAGGTGCTTGATAAGCGCAGCGAAATGGGGATCATCGGTAATCTTGGCGCATACGCGCAATACCAGGCCGCCAACGCCATCGAAAAATCGGCAGAGAATACCGTTGGTGGTAACCTTGGCATGGCTGGTATGGGCCTTGGCGTAGGCGCGGCTATG comes from Mucilaginibacter mali and encodes:
- a CDS encoding DUF4268 domain-containing protein gives rise to the protein MFSKAEASQIRQEFWTTFGQYLRPILSADGEKVNWINYKTGIKYVYFRMEAENRLARIGIEITHYDTGIQELFYEQFAELKTMLHSYLNEEWQWQLHHTDMEGKTISRIYSELPNASIFNREDWPRLISFFKPRIIALDEFWSTAKYSFDALK
- a CDS encoding SPFH domain-containing protein, coding for MGLFDSLRNELLDIIEWVDNTQNTLVWKFPRQDNAIKMGAKLIVRESQAAVFMNQGQIADIFMPGTHELRTENMPILTTLMSWKYGFNSPFKTDVYFVSTRQFTNQKWGTKNPVMIRDAEFGPVRLRAFGSFNFKVQDPKVFVTQVSATNPDFIVEDINEQLRNTVISRGMDAMAQSKIGILDLAANYNEVGSMITETVKPDFAELGLDLTKLLVENISLPPEVEQVLDKRSEMGIIGNLGAYAQYQAANAIEKSAENTVGGNLGMAGMGLGVGAAMMGQVGNVFQQNRFDPNASNPDTPPQLPSVQFHFAKDGKSDGPHSLNEINAMISNKVITRQTLVWKKGMAEWAAAGTVADLADAFNNEPPPLS